Genomic DNA from Halobacteriovorax sp. DA5:
GCTCAATCTCTTGGAAGCGTTCACCACCTGCCACTAAAATCATTTCTAGCATATTCGAATAAGGTCCCACACGTTATTCGTCCAAAGCATATTAATTTCTCAAAGAAAAGAAAATTAATTGAAAATTACAAGTCAATCTTTCTTGGAATGGACTTTGATCACGATTATCTTTGGGATGATGATAAGCTTTATTGTTCGGAGTTCATCTACAAGCTTCTTAAAAGCGTTTATGCTATTGAGAAGTTTAAACCAGCTCCAATGACCTATGATAAGAATCCTAAGGGATGGCAAATCTATTTCGGTGGAAAACTTCCTCCTAGTGGAAAGTTAGGGCTTTCTCCTAATGATTTCTTTTTCTCAACTGGTTTTGATGGTGACTTTAAAGATATGGGGCCGCTATATTAAATTGTGAATCAATTTAATCAGGCCCATAAAGAAAGCGATCACTTTCTCAAATCTCAGACTCTTATTGACTTAGTTCAAAAGGCCCTCACTCTTGTAAAGTTTGAGAGCGATAAAATTGAAGTCCTTGAGGTTGGATGTGGGCAAGGTCTAAATTTGGCCAATTTCAATTTCTCGCAATTATTAGGCATCGATATTTCTGAAGAGGCCATTTATAAGGCCCGCCAAAATTTTAACAATTTTGAATTTCAGTGTTTATCTAGCCTCAAGTTAGATCAGATCGAGCGCTCATTTGATCTTATTTTAGATGCTCACCAAATTCATTACTTACAATCTAAAGATGAAATTTCTCAGTATATAAGAAATGTCTTTAAGCGTTTGAATAGTGGGGGAGTTTTTTGTTTTGAAGCGATGGTTAAGAGCAAAGAGATGCTTCTTACTGACCTATCAGTTACAGTTCTCGACTACCTTGAATATGAGAAGATCGTGACTGAAGCAGGGTTTCGCATTATCTATTTGATGCTGCCAAATGGGCGTAAAATTATTGCAGATAAAAAAAGAAGGGCCGCTCTTTCGAGCGACCCGGATGTCTTACTGGTCATTGCTACTAAGGAAGACGTAGCAAATTAGTTACAGATTCCCAAAATATTTCCGACTATTCTTCGTCGTGTGGAGTACGCCCCACTTCTAATCTTTTCTCCTTTTGTTGCTTGAGTCTTTCTACATATAGAAAACGAATATCTCTTGCAGTTAGTACATCTCCATTTGCTAATTGGATTTGTGCACCATCTTTAAATCCTTCTAGATTCCCAAAAGTCTTTTTAATTTTTGCAACACTTGTGATGTCGAGGAATTCACCATTGAAGGTCTCAATTGCCATAGCGCGATCTAGTTTTTGGATCTGCTCTGGCGTGATTCTCTTCATAGTTCTTGCGTGAACTTTCTCTTGGATTGTTATCGATAACATAACTAATCCTAAAGTGATGTAAAGTGCTCTCCTTAATGTACTTTTCATAATGGCCTCTTTTCCGCTAAGTTCGTTCTTCCTGAAGCCTTCAGCTTTAAACATCCTGTTTAAGAGCTTTGTTGCTATAGTAAAAGCATGAACTGTGCCAAAAATTGAACACGTACAATCAGCTACTTAGATATTTATGGGTGGTGTCGTATGGGAAAGGGGCGCTTTTTGGCCCTATCTATGAACAACAAAGGCCCCAAAATGGGGCCTTTATGCATATTTGATTTGTATTTTAGATTAAGCTTTTAGACAGTCTTCGGCCTGCTCTGGATTTTCTGTACACTCATCCTTCTTGTCGCAGAATTGGCAATCTTCACCAATCAGCTTTCCAAGTCCACCACATGAGCCTTGTAGCTTACGGTTAGAAATAATTACACCAACGGCCATTCCTGTAATTGATAGAGCAAGAACAGCGAAAGTAATTAGGAATAGTTTAATGTTAGCATCCATAAAATTCTCCAATAGAAAAATATCCGATTAGATTACTCTGTCACCTTATCAAATCCTGGCGTTGATGTCTCTAAATACTTTGCTGAACCATCGTCAGAACGATAGATGAAGAACGCCTTCAAGTTATTTTCTTTAGCGTAAGCAATTGCTTTCTTTGCACCCATGGCCATAAGGGCCGTTGCCCAAGCATCCGCATCCATACAAGTCTCAGAGATAACACTAACCGAAGCAAGTTGAGATTCAACAGGTGAACCTGATTTGAAATTTATTGTATGCTGGTAGCGCTTGCCACCTTCTTTGAAAAAATTTCGATAGTCGCCAGATGTTGCTAAGGCAACATTCTTGATTTTCACAACCTTCACAACTGGATTACCATCTTTATTACTAGGGGACTCAACACCAATACGCCACGGGCGTGTTAGAGATTCGCCCATTGTTCTAACTTCACCGCCAACTTCGACAAGAGCATTCTTAATTCCTTTGGCCTGTAGAAGTTCAACAAGTGCATCAACACCGTAACCCTTGGCCGAAGCAGATAAATCAAGATACACACCATCAATACTTTTTGTTAAGACGCCATCTTTAAAGATTATCTTTTCGTAACCAACTTTCTTCTTGGCCTCTTCAATATCTTCTTTTGAAGGAATCTTGCGTTTTCCAGTTGGACCAAATCCCCAAAGGTTTACAAGCGTTCCGATTGTTGGATCAAATGTACCATCAGTCTTCTTTGCAACGTCTAGGGCGTGCTTTAGAGTTCTGCTAAAGTCTGGGCCTGGATAGAATTTTTCACTCTTGGCCATTTTATTAAAGAGTGAAATTTCTGAGTCATTGATGTAAGTACTCATGGCCTTGTTGACTTCATCTAATCTTATCTCAATATCTTTTTTTACCGAATCCTCGTCGAATCCATTAGGTGCAAGATACTTGATATGGTATGTCGTACCCATGGTCGGGCCAGTGGCACTATAAATTTGCAGTTTTTCACTTTGACATGAAGTTAACAGGCCTAATAAAAGGCCCATTCCAAATATAAAGATTTTGTTAATTCTCATTAATTAAACGCCTGTTCCTCAAGAATTTTTCTTTCGCTATCTAGGTCTCTATTGTCGGCCTTTTCTTCACTAAATTTTTCGCCGTAGCGCGCCTTAAGCTTTGTGATATTGCGCTCCATTACATCTTCAAATTTAATCCCAAGTTCATCACCAACGATGGCCATGTACCAGAAAAGATCACCAAGCTCTTCTGCTAGATTTACTCGGTCAAGCTCCTTACCATAGAATATATGCTTCTTTAGAGCATCGAGGAATTCTCCAGCTTCCGTCGAAAGACCAATTCCAGCGTGAAGAAGTCTCTTAATTCCATCGTCATTTAGACGTGTGTTCATCGCATCAAAATCTCTTGATTCTGTTCTAATTGCATCACTCATATATTTTTGTGAGTCCATAATTTCTCCTGTGAAAAGTTGGGTAGTTGATCGAACTTTATCACTTTGATTTTTATCTAGTCAAAGCTTGCCTGTGCAAAAAGAAAACTTCACGAACTGTTAAGATATAAGGTATATTAACGTGCCTAAATTATTAATTTTGTAATAGCCGCAAAGCGGTAAAATGGATTTAAATCAAATGGATAAATTCGACTTTTCAACACTATCAAGTTCAGACATTTCTTACATTGACTCTCTCTACGAACAATACGAATCAAACCCGATGGAAGTAGAAGAAAGTTGGCGCAACTTTTTTCTAGGTTTTGAATTCGGTGCCGGTAAAGGTAGCACAAGTGCCGGTGGTGAAGTAAGTGATGAGAAGTTACGTAAAGAATTCAACGTATTCAGACTAATTCAATCTTTTAGATCAAGAGGACATCTTCTTTCGGATACAAATCCAATTCGTCCAAGACTAGATCGTCATGCACGTATCTCTCTTCAAGACTATGATCTAACAGATGCTGATTTAAACGAAGTATTCACTTGTGGTGAGTTTGTTGGCCTTGGTGCTACGACTCTAAAAAATATCATGGACCACATGATGAAGCTTTACTGTGGAAAGATTGGTGTTGAGTATATGCACTCAACTGATACTGAGATGAGACGTTGGTTTAGAGAAGAGTTTGAAACAACTTACCTGAACAAAAATTTCGATGTTGATAAGAAAAAAAGAATCCTACACAAATTGAATGAAGCAAATGTTTTTGAAAACTTTCTTCAAACAAAATATACGGGACAAAAAAGATTTTCACTTGAAGGTGGAGAATCGACAATCCCAGGGCTTGATGCATTTATTAACGAAGGTGCAAGACTAGGTGCTAAAGAATTTATTATTGGTATGGCACACCGTGGACGTCTAAACGTTCTAGCTAATACTCTAGGGAAAACTTATGAGTATATCTTTTCTGAATTTGAAGGAAACTCTCTTGAGCAACTTGCTGGTCAAGGTGATGGTGATGTTAAGTATCACATGGGCTTCACTTCAGTAACTAAGACTGAAGATAATAACGAAGTTTACTTAAAGCTTCTTCCAAACCCATCACACTTAGAAACAGTTTCACCAGTAGCAACTGGTTATGCTCGTGCTCAGATTGATATTGCTTACGATGGAGATGAGAGCAAGATTATCCCAATTGTTATTCACGGTGATGCGGCCGTTGCGGGACAAGGGATTGTTTACGAAACACTTCAAATGTCTGAGCTTCCAGGTTACCGCACTGGTGGATCTCTTCACTTTGTTATTAATAACCAAATTGGTTTTACTACTGACTTTACAGATGCTCGTTCATCACACTACTCAACATCTGTTGCTAAGATGCTAAATATTCCAGTTATTCACGTAAATGGTGATTGTCCAGAAGACGTTGTTTACGCATGTGAGCTTGCAGTTAAGTTCAGACAAAAATTTAAGCGCGATGTTTTCGTTGATATGGTTTGTTACCGTAAGCACGGACACAACGAAGGTGATGAGCCGAAGTATACTCAACCAGAATTATACGGGATGATTTCAAAGCATAAGAATCCTCGTGAAATGTATATTGAAGAGCTTGCTAGTCACGGTGCAGTTGATAAGGCCGTGGCAAAAGAAATGCAAGAAGAATACAAAAACCTTCTTTCGGATCGTTTTAACAATGTTAAGCAAAATGTAATTCCTAAGAAAGTTCCAGGGCCTCACCAGCAGTGGAAGAACGTTCGTTTTTCAACTCTAGAGGATTTTACTAATTCACCTGATACAAGTGTTGATAAGAAGACACTTGAGAATATTATTTCATCAATCACGCAGACTCCTGAAGGATTTAAAACTCTAAGAAAAGCGCAAAAGCTTCTTGATCAAAGAAAGGCTTCTTTTGAAAATGGTCAAATTGATTGGGCACTTGCTGAGTTATTTGCGTACGGCTCGATCCTAACTGAAGGTAACGATGTACGCTTCTCTGGTGAAGACGTTATTCGTGGGACATTCTCACACCGTCACGCAAAAGTTTTTGATGAGAAAACAAATAAAGCATACTGTGGCCTTGAGCACCTAACGACAGGTCAAGGAAACTTCTATATCTATAACTCACTTCTTTCTGAGTATGCGGTACTTGCATTTGAATATGGTTACTCGCAAGCAACACCTCACGCTCTTAATATCTGGGAAGCACAATTTGGTGACTTCACTAACGGTGCTCAAATCGTAATTGATCAGTTCATTTCAGCAGCAGAAAGTAAGTGGAGAAGAATGTGTAACTTAGTAATGCTTCTGCCTCACGGTTATGAAGGAGCAGGACCTGAACACTCTTCTTGTCGTCCAGAAAGGTTCTTACAGCAATGTGCTGAAGAGAATATGGTTGTTTGTAATATTACAACTCCAGCAAATATGTTCCACGCTCTTAGACGTCAGCTTAAGTGGGAGTTTAGAAAGCCTCTTGTTGTTTTCACTCCGAAGTCACTTTTAAGACATCCTCTATGTCAGTCAAAAGTTGAAGACTTCACAACTGGTAAGTTTGAAGAAGTATTTGATGATACTTGGGTGAACCCAAAAGACGTTAAGAAGGTCGTTCTTTGTACAGGTAAGATTTACTACGATCTACTTAAGTACCAACAAGAAAATGATCGTAAAGATGTTGCAGTTGTTCGTCTTGAACAATTATATCCTCTTCCAACTGAAAAAATTAAGGCGATCCTTGATAAGTATCCAAACGCAACACATCGTTGGGTACAAGAAGAGCCTTCAAATATGGGAGCATGGATGCACTTAAATCGCTGGCGCGATACTTTTAGAGATATTGATTGTATCTCAAGAAAAGCTTCGGCATCTCCTGCGACAGGATA
This window encodes:
- a CDS encoding YiiX/YebB-like N1pC/P60 family cysteine hydrolase, with amino-acid sequence MNFRRLLVLISIFVSLKTVALPLSDLQTGDVILLDMDCFSCELIENETGGPFSHSGIVLKLGSQVYVAQSLGSVHHLPLKSFLAYSNKVPHVIRPKHINFSKKRKLIENYKSIFLGMDFDHDYLWDDDKLYCSEFIYKLLKSVYAIEKFKPAPMTYDKNPKGWQIYFGGKLPPSGKLGLSPNDFFFSTGFDGDFKDMGPLY
- a CDS encoding FAD:protein FMN transferase gives rise to the protein MRINKIFIFGMGLLLGLLTSCQSEKLQIYSATGPTMGTTYHIKYLAPNGFDEDSVKKDIEIRLDEVNKAMSTYINDSEISLFNKMAKSEKFYPGPDFSRTLKHALDVAKKTDGTFDPTIGTLVNLWGFGPTGKRKIPSKEDIEEAKKKVGYEKIIFKDGVLTKSIDGVYLDLSASAKGYGVDALVELLQAKGIKNALVEVGGEVRTMGESLTRPWRIGVESPSNKDGNPVVKVVKIKNVALATSGDYRNFFKEGGKRYQHTINFKSGSPVESQLASVSVISETCMDADAWATALMAMGAKKAIAYAKENNLKAFFIYRSDDGSAKYLETSTPGFDKVTE
- a CDS encoding 2-oxoglutarate dehydrogenase E1 component translates to MDLNQMDKFDFSTLSSSDISYIDSLYEQYESNPMEVEESWRNFFLGFEFGAGKGSTSAGGEVSDEKLRKEFNVFRLIQSFRSRGHLLSDTNPIRPRLDRHARISLQDYDLTDADLNEVFTCGEFVGLGATTLKNIMDHMMKLYCGKIGVEYMHSTDTEMRRWFREEFETTYLNKNFDVDKKKRILHKLNEANVFENFLQTKYTGQKRFSLEGGESTIPGLDAFINEGARLGAKEFIIGMAHRGRLNVLANTLGKTYEYIFSEFEGNSLEQLAGQGDGDVKYHMGFTSVTKTEDNNEVYLKLLPNPSHLETVSPVATGYARAQIDIAYDGDESKIIPIVIHGDAAVAGQGIVYETLQMSELPGYRTGGSLHFVINNQIGFTTDFTDARSSHYSTSVAKMLNIPVIHVNGDCPEDVVYACELAVKFRQKFKRDVFVDMVCYRKHGHNEGDEPKYTQPELYGMISKHKNPREMYIEELASHGAVDKAVAKEMQEEYKNLLSDRFNNVKQNVIPKKVPGPHQQWKNVRFSTLEDFTNSPDTSVDKKTLENIISSITQTPEGFKTLRKAQKLLDQRKASFENGQIDWALAELFAYGSILTEGNDVRFSGEDVIRGTFSHRHAKVFDEKTNKAYCGLEHLTTGQGNFYIYNSLLSEYAVLAFEYGYSQATPHALNIWEAQFGDFTNGAQIVIDQFISAAESKWRRMCNLVMLLPHGYEGAGPEHSSCRPERFLQQCAEENMVVCNITTPANMFHALRRQLKWEFRKPLVVFTPKSLLRHPLCQSKVEDFTTGKFEEVFDDTWVNPKDVKKVVLCTGKIYYDLLKYQQENDRKDVAVVRLEQLYPLPTEKIKAILDKYPNATHRWVQEEPSNMGAWMHLNRWRDTFRDIDCISRKASASPATGYASVHMKEQETIVENAFK
- a CDS encoding nucleoside triphosphate pyrophosphohydrolase family protein, with the translated sequence MDSQKYMSDAIRTESRDFDAMNTRLNDDGIKRLLHAGIGLSTEAGEFLDALKKHIFYGKELDRVNLAEELGDLFWYMAIVGDELGIKFEDVMERNITKLKARYGEKFSEEKADNRDLDSERKILEEQAFN
- the nqrM gene encoding (Na+)-NQR maturation NqrM, with product MDANIKLFLITFAVLALSITGMAVGVIISNRKLQGSCGGLGKLIGEDCQFCDKKDECTENPEQAEDCLKA
- a CDS encoding class I SAM-dependent methyltransferase; its protein translation is MNQFNQAHKESDHFLKSQTLIDLVQKALTLVKFESDKIEVLEVGCGQGLNLANFNFSQLLGIDISEEAIYKARQNFNNFEFQCLSSLKLDQIERSFDLILDAHQIHYLQSKDEISQYIRNVFKRLNSGGVFCFEAMVKSKEMLLTDLSVTVLDYLEYEKIVTEAGFRIIYLMLPNGRKIIADKKRRAALSSDPDVLLVIATKEDVAN